One window of Triticum dicoccoides isolate Atlit2015 ecotype Zavitan chromosome 5A, WEW_v2.0, whole genome shotgun sequence genomic DNA carries:
- the LOC119297705 gene encoding uncharacterized protein LOC119297705: protein MPVVGLIPFVYAAIKRKRRSSSARADRYAEIAASAAAALGRERARFDGGGAYLSQSCHFVVRPPSPPDELGFSYDGDSRPPPESLLRKLSSADRYELLLPTCGREDARFDGGGYQSQSCRFAARPWTADEVGVQCDGGSTRSTQPEGAPRQLLPPASSRDDPLPTDETRGRDNARFDGGGYQSQSCRFAVRPSPVDELTVSRDEGGASRNPPAQPEGLSRQLLLPASRKDPLGTGETRWREREHARLDGGGHQSQSCRFAARPSDAYKFELSFSHDEEYGVASQAPEDLSRKLLLPAGRREREVSRSLRFSSKRVFAWVSGA from the coding sequence ATGCCCGTGGTGGGGCTCATCCCGTTCGTGTACGCGGCGATCAAGAGGAAGCGGAGGTCGTCGTCAGCGAGGGCGGACCGCTACGCGGAgatcgccgccagcgccgccgctgcGCTGGGGCGGGAGCGCGCGCGCTTCGACGGCGGCGGTGCGTACCTGTCCCAGAGCTGCCATTTCGTCGTGCGTCCACCTTCGCCGCCCGACGAGCTCGGGTTCTCGTACGACGGCGACAGCCGCCCGCCACCAGAGAGTCTCTTGCGGAAGCTTTCCTCGGCAGATCGCTACGAGCTCTTGCTGCCCACGTGCGGGAGGGAGGACGCGCGCTTCGACGGCGGCGGCTACCAGTCCCAGAGCTGCCGGTTCGCGGCCCGTCCTTGGACGGCCGACGAGGTCGGTGTACAATGCGACGGAGGCTCCACTCGCAGCACGCAGCCGGAGGGCGCACCACGCCAGCTGCTTCCTCCGGCCAGCAGCCGAGACGACCCCCTCCCCACAGACGAGACGAGAGGACGGGATAACGCGCGCTTCGACGGCGGCGGTTATCAGTCTCAGAGCTGCCGGTTCGCCGTGCGTCCTTCGCCGGTCGACGAGCTCACTGTTTCGCGCGACGAAGGCGGCGCGTCCCGCAACCCGCCGGCGCAACCGGAGGGTCTCTCGCGGCAGCTGCTTCTGCCGGCCAGCCGAAAAGACCCCCTCGGCACCGGTGAGACGCGCTGGCGGGAGCGAGAGCACGCTCGCTTGGACGGCGGCGGTCACCAGTCTCAGAGCTGCCGGTTCGCCGCGCGACCTTCGGATGCCTACAAGTTCGAGCTCAGTTTCTCGCATGACGAAGAATACGGCGTCGCCAGTCAGGCGCCGGAGGACCTCTCGCGCAAGCTGCTGTTGCCGGCCGGCCGGAGGGAGCGCGAGGTCTCCAGGTCCCTGAGGTTCAGCAGCAAGCGCGTGTTCGCATGGGTCAGTGGCGCCTAA